TTCGACTTAGATGATTTTCTTGGCATAATGCTCAAAGAAAATGCTTCCGACCTTTATTTCAAAGTCGGAAGTGTACCTCACATAAGAACAGGCAGAGGTGTTTGCCCCATTTCAGTTCAAAATATTTCTTCTGCGGATATGGAATTAATATCCCGGAGGATAATGAATGATGAGCATAAAGAAGCTTTTAACAAACACAAAGAATTGGATTTGGCTTATAGTTCTCCAAAATGGGGACGCTTCAGAGTCAATATGTTTCTGCAACGGGGAGAGATTGGGATAGTTTTAAGAGAAGTTAAGAAAAAAATAGCTACATTCCAAGAGCTTAATCTGCCAAGTGAAGTGCTGAAAAAACTTTCTTTAGAGCCAAGAGGTTTGGTGTTGATTACAGGACCCGCAGGATGCGGGAAATCCACAACACTTGCTTCAATTATAGATTTTATAAATCAGAACAGGGAATCACATATAGTTACAATAGAAGACCCTATTGAATTTTTGCACGAAGACAAGAAATCACTTATAAATCAGCGGGAAATAGGAACAGACACTAATTCGTTTGCGATGGCTTTAAAACACGTTATAAGACAAAGTCCCGATGTTATCCTTATCGGCGAGACGAGAGACACTCCAACAGCGGAGGCGGCAATAATGGCAGCAGAAACGGGACATTTGGTTTTTTCAACTTTGCATACTATTGATGCGCCGTCGACTCTAGAAAGAATTTTGAATTTTTTCCCTCCACATATACAGTCGCAAATGAGAGTTCAACTTGCTCATATATTAAAAGGAGTCATTTCTTTAAGACTATTGACTACTTTAAAAGGCGAAAGAATTCCGGCAGTTTCGGTTATGATTCCGACCCCGACAATCCAAAAATTGATATTAGAAAACAGACTTTTAGAGATACGGGAAGTGATGGAACAAGGAGAACTTTTCGGAATGCAAACTTTCACTCAGGCACTTTTAAAACTTTATAAAGAAGGACAAATTTCGCACGAATATGCAATGCAAATGAGTGATGCTCCAACCGAATTTGCCCTTAAAACTAAAGGTATTTTTAGAGGAACTAAAGAAGAAATTCTATGAGAACAGAGCCCATAAATGGGCAACTACTTTTAACATAGTAGTGACAAAGCTTGCTTTGCTTTCTAATTTCGTTGTAGTTGCCGATTGAACGGCGTTGTAAAAAGAAGGAGATGATATGAAACCCTCTTTCCCACCTCGGAGGTGGGAATGGTTGGGAGTAGGATTGTTTGACTTTTAACATAGGAGAAATCAAATGGACATATCGGAACTTTTAAAAGAAACCGTCCAAAGAACCGCTTCGGATTTGCATATTATCGCCAACGCTCCGCCCGTTTTTAGAATAAACGGTGAACTTATTTTATCGCAAGATTATCCGATTTTGAAATCCGAAGATACCAAAAAACTTATCTACGGGTTCCTTTCTGATTCACAAAAAGTCGCATTTGAAGAGAAGAAAGAATTAGATTTTTCAATAAACATTCCAAAAGTTACACGATTCAGAGTAAATGTCCATATGCAAAGAGGAAATGTGGAAGCTGCCCTAAGAGTAGTGCCTTTGGTTATTCCTGCAATAGAAGAACTTAATCTGCCGGAAATTGTAAAAACATTAATTAATAAACCCAATGGCATAATTATAGTCACAGGACCTACAGGTATGGGAAAAACCACAACTTTGGCAGCTTTAGTCGATAG
Above is a window of bacterium DNA encoding:
- a CDS encoding PilT/PilU family type 4a pilus ATPase, which translates into the protein MNEKKFDLDDFLGIMLKENASDLYFKVGSVPHIRTGRGVCPISVQNISSADMELISRRIMNDEHKEAFNKHKELDLAYSSPKWGRFRVNMFLQRGEIGIVLREVKKKIATFQELNLPSEVLKKLSLEPRGLVLITGPAGCGKSTTLASIIDFINQNRESHIVTIEDPIEFLHEDKKSLINQREIGTDTNSFAMALKHVIRQSPDVILIGETRDTPTAEAAIMAAETGHLVFSTLHTIDAPSTLERILNFFPPHIQSQMRVQLAHILKGVISLRLLTTLKGERIPAVSVMIPTPTIQKLILENRLLEIREVMEQGELFGMQTFTQALLKLYKEGQISHEYAMQMSDAPTEFALKTKGIFRGTKEEIL